From Corticium candelabrum chromosome 9, ooCorCand1.1, whole genome shotgun sequence:
ACAGATGATATAGTATTGTAACAACATTTTTGGACAAGTATGGGCTGCTGTCATGTCATTCAGTGAGTGTGTAGTGTGTAGAGTATGTGGATAGCTGCAATGCTATATATGGAGGTTTTGCCaattaaatattttgcattATTAAGTGATCAGGTGGGTATGTCAACAATAGTCACTAAGTGCATACATAGAAGTAATAACAAATTAGCTGGAGTGACAGACCTTGCAGACGCATTTGTGCTCAACCTAATATACTCAACAACTTTGACTCGTAGAAGTTTCAATAATACATGGCAGTCAAACAAATTGATCTAGAAgtggtacatgtacaacatTAGCATTGTAAGACTTAAATGTTTAGAGtgattaaattaatttcaatGCAAGACATTACAATAACTAACAAATAACTTTAATCAAATTGCACACACAAAACTATTATTCAATATGACCAAAATTGAGGTTTTTGTGCCATAGGCACATCATTTATTTTAGAAGATAGTCTTTATGACACTGTGCTGAGGTCATAATcttgactaattaattaattaattaaagctcaCGAGCCAAGCTGCCAAACAAGAAGTTGCTCAATTAACAAGGAAGAATGACAGTTGTCATTATGATGAGTCAAAGTCATGCAGGTTAGGTAGGATCTGGTTGATAATTTAATTTTGCCACACcctaatttttaaattgtgGATTTTTGAGGCAGTGGCCTGTTTGGAACCACTTCACCACTGGATAATCTATAAACTAGAAATTGGTTAATTTCAATTtagtaaaaataatttaattattctaaattttaatatttttaattagaTTTATATACAATTGATGTTGACAAACCAGTCTTCTCTAGGTGCTATGTACCTCAATCTCAGTTGACAAAATAAATAAGTTAACTAATTTtttagatttaattaattatcattgatattaaatgaTTTCCTGTAATTCTAGATACCCATTTTAGAACAAATCTCAAAGAGTAATTTCTCTACAAACTTGCAGTGCTAGTTGCCAAATTGCTCTGAAGTCGGAGATTGACTCATGTCAACTCTTCACTAAATTTTATCCACATACGGGGTCTACTAACAGTTGAACGTATGACGCCTCGACCCCACTTTCGGAAAGAGTCCGTCTGTCATACGTCGATTGACTTGTCGGGAGTTGAGGTATGAATGACGACCTTGTGTCATTCTCGTTGCATCTAGCCTCATGGATAGCGTCGGGAGCGATGGTGTTTGGAGGGATTGTGCCGTATGTACCTCAGTACAGACACATTCTGCGAACTAACAGTGCCGAAGGCTTTTCACTTCACGTCTGTCTCGTACTCTTGGTGGCCAATATACTGAGGATCTTCTTCTGGTAGTGTGATTGTGAATTAGGACTCTCGGTCTCTGGGCGATTTGAATGTAGCCtcgtgttgttgtttattcaAGGTTTGGAAATTACTACGAGCTTCCTTTGTTGGCACAAAGTATCGTAAGTACCACTACACTTGAACTGTTCTAGTTGCTGCGTAGGCGGGGCATGTTATGTATCAGACTGTGTTTTATCTCCACGTAAGTATACAACAGCCTAACAAGAGTCTAGAGAAACGCTATCTAAGGTACTTTAGATAGTCTAGAGTTGTACTtctgtaaacaaacagaaatttgTTGACGAAAACTATTACAAACAGATCGATTAATGCTAATATTGTTCTTCAAAGCCACTCATCTGGCTGTCCTTCAAAACCTCcatactgtatgtgtgtatgtgtgtatacacatCTAGATATTGAATGGTCGTGGTTAGGAAGTAATACTGTAGGTTGACTGTATCATTATGGTTGTTGGATAAACTTATTTCAGATtcaattaattgttttgtaCTGAAAAAATTATGGTTTGATACCACTCAGTCCTGACTTCGACAAGTATGTTTACTACAGGCACACCAAgttccttgtgtgtgtgtgtgtgtgtgtgtgtgtgtgtgtgtgtgtgtgtgtgtgtgtgtgtgtgtgtgtgtgtgtgtgtgtgtgtgtgtgtgtgtgtgtgtgtgtgtagacatAATAAAGAAAGACCTAAATGATCTGAACATGtcagaaagctgttggtatgaGTTAGGAAATATATCAAGATCTGTGTGAAGAGACCAGTACCATGCCTGTctggagtctagtcaagtTTCATCTGGCAACGTTGATTTACACACTGTTGTCTGCCCTGAATGCCACACGGTTTCAGACGCATTAGTGtcttgaagagacacaaatgcattacTGAAAGAGAAAACCTGTACATGACCAAAAAGGAGCCATTAAGTGACCAACATGTAAGAAGTGTACTTTTGAAGCAAAGGAGgctatgcaatacacaaatgcatcgaTATTCATGGGAAAACTTTTTTATGACCTTATCTTTGTCCCCACTGAAGGGGTAGCATGTTCGTTTAGatggaagcaatacaggagggAAGAaggtgtgtgtcagtgtgcgtgtgtgtgtgtgtgtgtgtgtgtgcatgtgtgtgtcaatcCTGTCAACCCCAAAGTGTAGGTTCCGGGAGACAAGTTATCATTCTCGACATTCCTCAGAAATGACGTGTTCatttattatgttaattatttaataggCATATTTGTGTAGAATTATATAAATGAGTAGCAGACTTGGCGGCTTTCAACACCACTGTACATTAGTTCACTTCTGAAGTCTTTTCATCGGTGTTGATTTAGTGACAACGGTGCCAACAACTTGTTGCTATGGGAGCGGGCTCGGCCTAACAGTCCTGGAAAAATTTGTTGGAGGGCTTGACGTCACATCTTGATCTCGTGAATTTTCAGTTTTTCTTAACACGGGCCCAATCAGGTTTTTGAGGGTTTGCTGTGGAGCAGCCATCTTCTGTGCTTATGGAGCATGCGTTCTCTTGCGAGGTTTGGCGTCTCAAGGAGCATAAACCTACCAGAGTCTTATACAGCTTTGTATAGGGCTCTGCAATGTACGCTTGCCTCCAATTGTTGCTTCGAGCACTTTGCAATTTTCCATTATTTCAATAGTCTAGAACTTAGTTGGATTCAAGCTGAATATGCTTCAAAACTAGGCCAATAGTTGGAGTTTTAGGGAGAATTACAGACTGCGTGGGAGTGGAAGAGTTGATTCTGGATTCCGGGAGATTCCCGCATGTTTCAGAAGACTTGACACCTAcatgtatggtgtgtgtgtgtgtgtgtgtgtgtgtgtgtgtgtgtgtgtgtgtgtgtgtgtgtctgtgtgtgtgtctgtgtgtctgtgtgcgtgtgtgcatgtgcgtgtgtgtctgtgtgcgtgtgtgcatgtgcgtgtgtgtatgtgtgtgcatgcacgtgtgtgtgtgtgtgtgtgtgtgtgtgtgtgtgtgtgtgtgtgtgtgtgtgtgtgtgtgtgtatctgtgtgtgtgtgtgcatgtgtgtgcgtacgtgtgtgtgtgtgtgtgtgtgtgtgtgtgtgtgtgtgtgtgtgtcactgtgtgtctggcagtgtgtgtgtgtgtgcatgtggatgtgtgtgtgtgtgtgtgtgtgtgtgtgtgtgtgtgtgtgtgtgtgtgtgtgtgttgggggCAAGCATGACCATTTTACCGGAACATTTCTgacaggacaggacaggtgtgtgtgtgtgtgtgtgtgtgtgtgtgtgtgtgtgtgtgtgtgtgtgtgtgtgtgtgtgcattgtgtgtgtgtgtgtgtgtgtgtgtgtgtgtgtgtgtgtgtgtgtgtgttgggggCAAGCATGACCATTTTACCGGAACATTTCTGAcaggacaggtgtgtgtgtgtgtgtgtgtgtgtgtgtgtgtgtgtgtgcatgtgcatgtgtttgtacgtgtgtgcatgtgtgtgtgtgtgtgtgtgtgtgtgtgtgcatgtgtgtgtgtgtgtgtgtgtgtgtgtgtgtgtgtgtgtgtgtgtgcgtgtgtgtgtgtgtgtgtgtgtgtgtgtgtgtgtgttcttggGGGCAAGCGTGACCATTTTCCGGTAGCCTTTGGACAGGACAGgacatgtgcgtgtgtgtgtgtgtgtgtgtgtgtgtgtgtgtgtgtgtgcgtgtgcatgtgcatgtgtgtgtacatgtgcatgtgtgtgtgcgtgtgggtgtgtgggtgggtgtgtctgtgtgtgtgtgtgtgtgtgtgtgtgtgtgtgtgtgtgtgtgtgtgtgtgtgtacatgtgtgtgtgtgtgtgtgtgtgggtgtgtctgtgtgtgtgtgtgtctgtgtgtgtgtgtgtctgtgtgtgtgtgtgtgtctgtttgtgtctgtgtgtgtgtgtgtgggtgtgtgtgtgtgtgtgtgtgtgggtgtgtgtgtgtgtgtgtgtgtgggtgtgtgtgtgtctgtgtgtgtgggtgtgtgggtgtgtgtgggtgtgtgtgtgtgtgtgtgtgtgtgtgtgtgtgtgtgtgtgtgtgtgtgtgtgtgtgtgtctgtgtctgtgtgtttgtgtgcctgtgtgtgtgtgtgtgtgtgtgtgtgtgtgtgtgtgtgtgtgtgtgtgtgtggctttGTAACAGATCCTCTTCTGCCATTACGCAAAGTTCTCGTATATCGCATTGATGCTAGGGATGGTCTTTGTTCTTTCTGCATACTGTTTACACTATTAGATGATCAAATTAGCTTCAAGTTCAAAAAATTACAGCTTGCTAATATGATTAGCTTAATTACTATTCTATGTCACACCTACATATCTTAATGCACCAGTCTGCCAACATACATAGAAGGCAGCATTGCATCTCTGGCAGTCAACAAGGTACAGTTGATGTTATTCATTACTACTTTTGTCGAGCTTTCCGACTTGAATTGTCCTTGTAGCCTAGAGCAGCAATAGAGAAGCTTTTATTGCATAGTTAGTCCAAGGGACTGCTGATCAAATCACATTGGACGTCACAGCTTCAGACAATTTATATCGAACTCAGGAGATcactctgtgaatgaatctcttttTACAGTAGGCAAAGAAAATATACAGTGAATGGACACAATCGGAGATAACAGCTAGTTTATTTGCTTGGATAGAAGGGTGTTGTAGTATTACaacataattaactaagagcataAGGTGTTGATGTGGTGACATGGGCTGACACTTAGATTATatggggtgacactaggtgaagaaagtaggcgggaAGAATCCATACTTTCTCGCATTGTCATGACACATGGGAACTGGCCACAATGGTGCCAGAGGGTGTGGAAtgagactgtgtgtgtgtgtgtgtgtgtgtgtgtgtgtgtgtgtgtgtgtgtgtgtgtgtgtgtgcatgcatgcatgcatgcatgcatgcgtgcgtgcgtgcgtgcgtgcacatgtaCGTGTGCCTGTCTACATTTATACCCAAaatgtttgtctattcatttgtctatctatatGTACATAATAATTGTAATCTCTTTTTGTCAGTTCGACATGACTATGTGTCCACAGTAAGATTTTATGCTTGTATTATCTGGAATGATTGACAAGTACCTACTTCTTAACTGACTCTCGCCTCACAGATAATGATTATCACAATGCTCAGTTTAGTACGCCTTTGTGTTCGAGTTAACGCAAATTCAGAGGTCTCTCAACGAAGACGAGCATTCACAGGTATACATGGATTATtcttatcaacaacacacaaatattAACATTATTTATCAATTCCCAGATTTTGATTTTACTTATTTCTGGAAGTGGACAAAGTTTCGTGACTACCTTGAGTTTTTACTATTCTTTTCATTGCTGGTTGGCATGAtcacttactacctactggaTGTCTACGTGTATGTCCAGTTGCTTGGGTTTTGTTCCCTTCTATTGGAAGCTCTACTCGGATTGCCTCAATTGTACAAGAACTGTGTCAGCGGATCAACCGAGGGAATGTCGACGGTGATGGTCTTGTGTTGGACGAGTGGTGATTTCTTCAAGACTGGATACTTCCTTGTTCGTAAAGCTCCAGAACAGTTTTGGCTGTGTGGCATGCTGCAGGTAACGGTCGATATAGGAATTCTTTTGCAAGTAGCATTTTATAGAAACAGATTGAGGCAGCTTGCTATAGTTACGCAGCATAGTGCTGCAACGcaggcttaattaatatatcttTTGTGAAATTATGTAGATACAGTTGACATTTTGTTTAATGTGAGTAGTGATTTGGATTCTATGGTAATTGTATTACAGTCAGACGTGGGTTATCCGACCGTGTGTGTTTTATAACCCTCGGTAATCAATCAACATTCATCGATGATCAGTCTGCACACAGTCTTTGTGACAGTGTTCTGCTTATCCAGCAGTGAGATTACCAGACACGTTTTTGGTGAAACATACATGGCTGGATGACCCGGGTCTAACTCAGTCTGACTGTAGTTCAAACCGTTTGGCAGCAATGGATTAATTGTCTCAGTCATTCAACTGATTGTAAACCTTGCTCgtattttttgttttcaaacGTTTTGCAATATTTGTGTGCCAACATTTATATATGAAATCAATAGCGGACATCGAATTGTTAAGATTTATTAATGGCAGACAGCAATGTTATTGTCGTTGTTACTTAGAATATATAACTAGAACATGTTGAGTAGCTGACGAAGTACGGTGATGTATGGGTGGAGGTAACCCGTATGTGGCAATGTTGGCGGCTAATTTTttcagtggtgttgggagcattTGACACAGTTCATGTAGGGATCCCACGGTTGCTGGACATCGTTctaggtcatcacaacctgcagcacttacagaaaacagtgcttgaATCCGCTTGGATCCTACGCAGAGTCATGTTCTG
This genomic window contains:
- the LOC134184231 gene encoding solute carrier family 66 member 2-like — encoded protein: MNDDLVSFSLHLASWIASGAMVFGGIVPYVPQYRHILRTNSAEGFSLHVCLVLLVANILRIFFWFGNYYELPLLAQSIIMIITMLSLVRLCVRVNANSEVSQRRRAFTDFDFTYFWKWTKFRDYLEFLLFFSLLVGMITYYLLDVYVYVQLLGFCSLLLEALLGLPQLYKNCVSGSTEGMSTVMVLCWTSGDFFKTGYFLVRKAPEQFWLCGMLQVTVDIGILLQVAFYRNRLRQLAIVTQHSAATQA